The following coding sequences lie in one Patescibacteria group bacterium genomic window:
- the rpsL gene encoding 30S ribosomal protein S12, whose translation MPTINQLVKKGRKQSSHKSKTPALESVFNTIKRKRKTLDKGNPYKRGVCLKVTTTTPKKPNSALRKIARVRLSNGMEVTAYIPGEGHNLQEHSIVMIRGGRVKDLPGVRYHIVRGRYDTQGVEGRQKGRSIYGVKKPKKAKA comes from the coding sequence TCCAGCCATAAATCCAAGACGCCTGCTTTGGAAAGTGTTTTTAATACGATTAAAAGAAAGAGAAAAACATTGGATAAAGGCAATCCTTATAAAAGAGGCGTGTGCTTAAAAGTAACAACTACTACCCCTAAAAAACCTAATTCAGCCTTAAGAAAGATTGCCAGAGTCAGGCTTTCTAATGGCATGGAAGTGACTGCTTATATTCCTGGCGAAGGCCATAATTTGCAGGAGCACTCAATTGTGATGATTCGCGGCGGCCGTGTCAAAGATTTGCCTGGCGTGCGTTATCATATTGTCCGCGGCCGTTATGATACCCAGGGAGTTGAAGGCAGACAAAAAGGCCGTTCAATTTATGGCGTTAAAAAGCCTAAAAAAGCTAAAGCTTAA
- the rpsG gene encoding 30S ribosomal protein S7 codes for MRGKPAPKRNIQPDPKFKNAQIAKFINYLMRRGKRSTAQRIVYNAFEIVSDKTKQDALEIFEKALKNVSPSLEVRGRRIGGANYQIPFPVRTERKFALASRWLIEASQKRKGKAMAEKLAMEIMDAANETGDAFKKKQDVHRMAEANRAFAHFARY; via the coding sequence ATGAGAGGCAAACCAGCACCTAAAAGAAATATTCAGCCAGATCCTAAATTTAAAAATGCGCAGATTGCTAAATTTATCAATTATTTAATGAGAAGAGGCAAGAGATCTACAGCCCAAAGGATCGTTTATAATGCTTTTGAAATTGTTTCTGATAAAACCAAGCAAGATGCATTGGAGATTTTTGAAAAAGCTTTGAAAAATGTCAGCCCATCTTTAGAAGTGCGCGGCCGCAGAATTGGCGGCGCTAATTACCAGATACCTTTTCCTGTCAGAACAGAAAGAAAATTTGCCTTAGCCAGCCGCTGGCTGATTGAGGCCAGCCAAAAAAGAAAAGGCAAAGCCATGGCAGAAAAATTAGCCATGGAAATCATGGATGCAGCCAATGAAACAGGGGATGCATTTAAGAAAAAACAGGATGTTCATAGAATGGCTGAAGCCAATCGCGCTTTTGCTCACTTTGCTCGATATTAA
- a CDS encoding MazG nucleotide pyrophosphohydrolase domain-containing protein, giving the protein MDLKQIIEQQKDFDRKHFGEIKLTPERLLYLMTCLAGETGELANLVKKYYREKVRNYRLPTDGQEDFLSLMKEELTDVFIYTIILSYMLDVDLEKEFFNKLKKNEERFKNVNLNNL; this is encoded by the coding sequence ATGGATCTAAAACAAATAATAGAACAGCAGAAAGATTTTGATAGAAAGCATTTTGGAGAGATTAAATTAACACCAGAAAGATTGCTTTATTTAATGACTTGTTTAGCTGGAGAAACTGGTGAACTCGCAAATTTAGTTAAAAAATATTATCGTGAAAAAGTAAGAAATTATCGGTTACCTACTGATGGTCAAGAGGATTTCTTAAGCTTAATGAAAGAAGAATTAACCGATGTATTTATTTACACAATAATTCTTTCTTATATGCTGGATGTTGATTTAGAGAAAGAATTTTTTAATAAGCTGAAAAAAAATGAAGAACGGTTTAAAAATGTAAATTTAAACAATTTATAA
- the fusA gene encoding elongation factor G codes for MPREYSLENTRNIGIMAHIDAGKTTMTERVLFYTGKKHKIGEVHYGEAEMDWMEQEKERGITITAAATTCFWKDHRINIIDTPGHVDFTVEVERSLRVLDGAVAVFDGSQGVEPQSETVWHQAAKYSVPRIAFVNKMDKIGADFYMSLQSIQERLSQHAVAVQIPIGAEDTFAGLVDLLERKAYKFAGEYGQNVEEIPIPEDLKTKVEELRKVLLEKVAENDDDLMNKYLAGEELDLNQVKQVIRAATIKNDFHPVYCGSALKNIGVQFVLDGVVAYLPSPNDIPPFKGKNPETGVAELREAKDDAPFCALAFKIATDPFVGKLAFFRVYSGSLKAGSYVLNTATGDKERIGRIVRLHANSREDVDEVFSGEIAAAIGLKNTTTGNTLCDEKKPIILEEIIFPEPVISVAIEPKTKVDQEKMGMAMQKLAEEDPTFRIRTNEETLQTIISGMGELHLEIIVDRMKREFKVEANVGAPQVAYKETVKGTAEAEGKYIKQSGGRGQYGHCWIKIEPRDQGEGFEFVDDIKGGAIPREFIPAVEKGIKEALTKGILAGYPVVDVKTTLYDGSYHEVDSSEIAFKIAGSMAFTEAAKKAKPIILEPIMKIEVVMPEQFMGDVIGDLNAKRAQITQMTERGKMKVVDGMVPLSEMFGYATSLRSATQGRATYSMEFDHYAETPNNIALKIIEGKKK; via the coding sequence ATGCCTAGAGAATATTCATTAGAAAATACCAGAAACATCGGGATTATGGCCCATATTGACGCCGGCAAGACAACTATGACCGAGCGTGTTTTGTTTTACACTGGTAAAAAACATAAGATTGGCGAAGTTCATTATGGCGAAGCTGAAATGGACTGGATGGAACAAGAAAAGGAAAGAGGCATTACAATTACTGCCGCCGCAACTACTTGTTTTTGGAAAGATCATCGCATTAACATAATTGATACCCCGGGCCATGTTGATTTTACTGTTGAAGTAGAAAGATCACTCCGCGTCTTGGATGGCGCAGTGGCAGTTTTTGATGGCTCGCAAGGCGTAGAACCGCAGTCAGAAACAGTCTGGCACCAGGCAGCAAAATATAGCGTGCCGAGAATTGCTTTTGTAAATAAGATGGATAAAATTGGCGCTGATTTTTATATGAGCTTACAATCAATTCAGGAACGCCTGTCTCAACACGCAGTCGCTGTCCAAATTCCAATTGGCGCTGAAGACACTTTTGCAGGCTTAGTTGATTTATTAGAAAGAAAAGCCTACAAATTTGCTGGCGAATATGGCCAGAATGTTGAGGAAATACCAATTCCTGAAGATTTAAAAACTAAAGTTGAGGAATTGAGGAAGGTATTACTGGAAAAAGTTGCTGAAAATGATGATGACTTAATGAATAAATATCTGGCCGGTGAAGAATTAGATTTAAACCAGGTCAAACAGGTGATTCGCGCAGCAACTATTAAAAACGATTTTCATCCTGTTTATTGCGGCTCTGCTTTAAAAAATATTGGCGTGCAATTTGTTTTGGATGGGGTTGTTGCTTATCTGCCTTCGCCAAATGATATACCTCCCTTTAAAGGAAAAAATCCTGAAACTGGCGTTGCAGAACTTAGGGAAGCTAAAGATGATGCGCCATTCTGCGCTTTGGCTTTTAAAATTGCCACTGATCCTTTTGTGGGCAAATTAGCCTTTTTCCGGGTTTATTCTGGCAGTTTAAAGGCTGGTTCATATGTTTTAAATACTGCCACAGGCGATAAAGAAAGAATCGGCCGTATTGTTCGCTTACATGCTAATTCTCGCGAAGACGTGGACGAAGTTTTTTCTGGTGAAATAGCAGCTGCTATTGGTTTAAAAAATACAACTACAGGCAATACTTTATGTGATGAAAAAAAACCAATTATTTTAGAAGAAATTATTTTTCCAGAACCAGTTATTTCCGTGGCCATTGAACCAAAAACAAAAGTTGACCAGGAAAAAATGGGCATGGCCATGCAAAAATTGGCTGAAGAAGATCCGACTTTCAGAATTCGTACCAATGAAGAAACTCTGCAGACCATTATCTCTGGCATGGGTGAATTGCATTTAGAAATTATTGTTGACCGCATGAAAAGGGAATTTAAAGTTGAGGCCAATGTCGGCGCTCCCCAGGTAGCATATAAAGAAACTGTCAAAGGTACAGCTGAAGCAGAAGGCAAATATATTAAACAATCTGGCGGCCGCGGCCAATATGGCCATTGTTGGATAAAAATTGAACCGCGCGACCAGGGCGAAGGCTTTGAATTTGTGGATGATATTAAAGGCGGCGCTATTCCTCGTGAATTTATTCCAGCTGTTGAAAAAGGCATTAAAGAAGCTTTGACCAAAGGCATTTTGGCTGGTTATCCTGTAGTTGATGTTAAAACGACTTTATATGATGGTTCATACCATGAAGTTGATTCTTCTGAAATAGCTTTCAAAATTGCAGGCTCAATGGCTTTTACAGAGGCAGCGAAAAAAGCCAAGCCAATTATTTTGGAACCAATCATGAAAATAGAGGTAGTTATGCCTGAACAATTCATGGGTGATGTTATTGGTGATTTAAATGCTAAACGCGCTCAGATTACCCAGATGACCGAACGCGGTAAAATGAAAGTAGTTGATGGCATGGTGCCATTATCTGAAATGTTTGGCTATGCGACTTCCTTAAGATCAGCCACTCAAGGCCGCGCTACCTATTCCATGGAATTTGATCATTATGCTGAAACTCCAAATAATATTGCCTTGAAAATAATTGAAGGGAAGAAAAAATAA
- a CDS encoding ClpX C4-type zinc finger protein, producing the protein MSFCSFCGSTPEGTVLIAFDEKVNAGICDTCIVLCGEVIANPTEKDIPEVSSKGESHCTFCGKNSQEVGVLIRGPAGKVYICRNCLKAAAASIISTLQNFQSTQKPNN; encoded by the coding sequence ATGAGTTTCTGTTCTTTTTGCGGCAGCACGCCTGAGGGGACAGTTTTAATCGCATTTGACGAAAAGGTAAATGCCGGGATATGCGATACTTGTATTGTACTTTGCGGGGAAGTAATCGCAAACCCTACAGAAAAGGATATTCCTGAAGTTAGTTCAAAAGGTGAAAGCCATTGCACATTTTGTGGAAAAAATTCCCAGGAAGTTGGGGTATTGATTAGAGGGCCAGCTGGCAAAGTATATATATGCAGAAATTGTTTAAAAGCAGCAGCTGCAAGCATAATAAGTACTTTGCAAAATTTTCAATCAACTCAAAAACCTAACAACTGA